The DNA segment AAAGGTTAAAGAAGttttatattacttaaattaaaaataaaaaaaatttatttttacttaaattaaagatcagagattttatgtcataaattgaTATTTAGGTACCTCATTATTATACACTCCTAAATTAAAGTGCTAATTATGTAATTTATCCTCAACTATATTAAAGAGTGCCTACTCTAATTTCGCTATTGTCTtgtcaagaaaataaaataattacaaaatattatgaaaattaaatgctAGTTACATGTTAAACTCATATAGGTTTAATTAATGAAAAGTTTTAATTTAAGGGCGTAATggaattaaaattaacatttaaGGACCCAATTGGAAAAAATAAAGGCTTAATGGAGCTGGGCTAAAATTTTAAGGATGAATCAGAACttattctaaatatttttactaaaatgatttaaaatataatttctcCTACTGAATGGATGCGGGAGAGCAGAGCGAGGACCCGTCCCCCTCTTCGGAAAGAGAAATTTCCCTAGAGAGACAGAGGGGGAGACGTTGAGTAAATTCTTTGcttggagaaaataaaaaaatgaaaggaGAGAAATTATAGCTTTAAACCTGTAATTCAATCGAGGGTTTGAGAGAGAGCTCCGCAAGCGCGCGCGCACACGCACATGGATCAGATACTGAACAAGGTTGGATCTTATTGGTTGGGCCAGAGGGCCAACAAGGAGCTCAATTCCGTCGGCGATGATGTTAACGTACGTTTCCTTTCCCTTCTCTCCTATTTGAATCCTTTTCTCTATTATCAACTTGTTCATTTGGTTTATCACTTTGATCTACTCATAATCTCCTTCGTTTCCTTTTCTGTGCATAATTGTTTATTATATTAGGGATTTTTCTTTTTCACCAACGTAAATGCTAAGATTTTTCGTCATCCATTGATAATTGCTATATTTAGTATGGGAGTTAccataattttgaaaaatttataatttatggcTCTGCTGAATAGATTCTAATATATCTTACTGGCATGGACAAATTGGGGTTTGTTTGGAAACATAGTGAAATGGGTTTATTTTCTATTAAACTAGTCTAAATGAGCTTCTAATGCAAATTGAAACTGTTTTGATTTCATGGAaccattcattttttttttttttttaataaacagaACCACTCCTAGTTGCTAATTGGTGCTTAGGAATATGATAATACCTAAAATAGTTGGAGTTGTGGTAATGTTGGAGATTGGTGATAAATAATTTCTCTGAATACTTCAAATTAGTGTTGAAAAAATTATTAGTGTGAGACTTTTTAATGTGTAAAATAGCTGAGCAGAAATATAAATTTACACGTAAGCCAATATACAAATATAAATTTAGACATAAACAAATAGTGGGAACCACTCTTGACCTAGTTCACTGTCCTAACCTACTTAACTTTCCTCCACTATAATTTTTTGATGATTAATAGTGGGATCGTATTTCTGTATTGAGAAATTGAAAGACTGGAATTTGACTAGAAATTATGATCAGTCGTTGGAAAATGATATGATTTGTTAAGTTGATCTTGCGTGTTTTGGAATTATTTACAATGTTATGAAAAATCAAATGGAgtatgttatcttttcattttgaagTTTAAGACATTTGGTAAATCCACCTTTTATTCTGGATAATGTTAGTTGCTCACGCACATAAACATGTTGCCTTTTGTGTATTTGCTCATCCTTGTGTGCTCTGTTTTTGTTGCATCAGTTATTAATGCAATTTTCATGATGACATTTTTTCCGTGTTAAACAGTCATTGTCAAGCAGTATTGGAGGAGGAACCAAATGGTTAGTCAACAAAATAAAaggttgattaattttttttgtttttctttcttcttcttgcacTTGCTCTTTTTTTCCTCTCCTGACATTGCATTTTTCTACTTTTGTCTATTATGTTATGTTCCAGTGCTAAACTACATTTTCCCCCTTTGCATCCTATTGCCATGTACAATTCTGAAGCTTGATGCTTTGATTCTCCCAAGTGTTTTTAATAACTTTGATGTCAACTATAGTAGTGTGTTGTACCCTAGTATCCTATTGTTGTCCCAAAGAAAATAACCAAAAGGAGGATGAATTGGACACTTTAGGCAAATTTTCAGTCATTGCCCAAGGTTTAGTGAAAAATTGTGGCTAGACACTTTTAAGTATGTGTATAActctattttcaaagtgtaatctaAGTGATCAAACTAGTTATGTACAAATAGTAGCTCAATCACAGTATAATAACTTAATATCAAGTATTTCTTTTCACATATAGTTCAAAATATACAGGTCTGATTGTTTAAGTTCAATATTAACTTAATGAAGCAAATAACACATTCAAGATATAACAAAGTAATAAAGTGCTGAAATTTAAAGAGTTAAGGGAAGAAAATCATTAAACACAATATTTATAGTGATTCAACTTTCTTAGCTTACATCCACTATTCCCAAAGTCTCACTTTGAGAGTCACTCCACTATTTGGTATTTTCCAACAAGTAAGATTCAAATCCTCTACAATCTCAGCAATCTTCCTAGGTGCTTGAAATCTTTACAATGTCTTTACTTCTCGCAAATGACCCACAAGCTTCACTGGGTACTTGAAAACCTTTCACAAGTGTGCCCTCACacttacacaaccttaaataggttttgttGTAGATTAAATTACTCTCAATAACTCTTAAATATAGGAATAAATTCTAaaagattgagagagaagatCTATCACTCAAACTCAAGAGTATTGAATGAAAGTTTTGTAAAATTAgcacaataaattctcaataGATAAGAGCACTTTCATTAGGTAAAATTATAATAAGTGAGGCCTTTTATAGGTGTTTTTCATGGTAAAAAATGTCTGCTTTAGAGTGTGTCTAACgactctttaaattttaaaaaactagCCGTTAGTTTATTGAAAGTCGTGCCAGGTCAGAACataaaaatagttaactaaaatttttgCAGGTTAATTAGtttcatactcaactcaactcaactaagcctttatccaaaaaatttagggtcggctatatggattcgctttctccactctaaacgattttgggttaaatcctcagaaatgtataatgcttctagtttatgttgtactactctcctccaagtcaatttaggtatacctctttttttctttctattctctaacctaatgtgcactacttgtctaactggagcctccgtatgtttacgcttcacatgattaaaccacctcaatctcccttctctcaacttatcttcaattggcactactcctaccttttctctaatactcacattatgaactttatctagtctagtatggccactcattcaccttaacattctcatctttgcaactcttatcttGGACGCATACGATTCTTTcagtgctcaacactcactaacatataacatagccggtcgtatggctgtacggtaaaattttttctttcaacttattgggaatcttacgatcacataaaactcccgtggcacgtctccacttcaaccatccggctttaatcctatgactaacattctcctcacatcccccatctacttgaaggactgagcctagatatttaaagttattactttgggacagtaccactccattcaaactaactccttccctatcaccagtttggccttcactgaacttgcaatgcatgtattctgtcttcgttctacttaacttaaaaccctttgactctagagtacttctccaaagctctagctttctattgactccttctcgtgtctcatctatcagaataatatcatccgcaaacatcatgcaccaaagaatactctcttgtatatgtttcgtcaattcatctaaaactaatttaaaaaggtaagggcttatggctaattcttggtgtaatccaattgagatcgaaaaatctcgtgtcccctcccactgtgcacacaatagtagttgctccttcatacatatctttcaacacttgtatgtacttaatagataccctcttttattttaacacattccataagacatctcttggaacactattataagccttctccaaatcaataaaaaccatgtgtagatctttctttacatctctatattttttcatcaagcttctaatgagaaagatcgcttcaatagttgaacgaccgggcatgaaaccaaattgattgggagagatagaagtatcatgacgtagtcgatgctccacaactctctcccacaacttcatagtatgactcatgagtttaattcccttatagtttgagcaactctgtatgtctttcttatttttaaaaataggtactaaaatactcctcctccattcatcaggtattttctttgagtttagaatcttattaaataatttagttaaccatgtcactcccatatctcccaaacacttccacacttcaattggtatttcatcgggtccacaggctttacccactttcattctcttaagtgcttcctttacttctaaagatctaatcattctagtataattcaaattcttttctattgttctatagtttatattcacgctattaccattttgactattattaaagatatcattaaaataatttctccatctttctttaatgtcctcatctttcaccaacacttttccttctttatccttaatgcacctaacttgattaagatcttgacatttccgttctcttctccttgctaatctataaatatctttctcccattctttagttccaagtttctcatataacttttcaaaggcctgtactCTTGCTTGACTAGCTgcattttttgcctctttctttgctatcttgtactgttcatatgcctcattattatcgcatttaggtaatttcttataccattctctttttctcttcactgccttttgtacttcctcattccaccaccatctctcttttaagggtggtccatatcctttagactctccaagtacttttctagctacttctctaatctttgatgccatctgtatccacatatcattggcctccatacccagcttccatacttcagactcgagaagctcatttttgaacttcacttgctttattcctttgaactcccaccactttgctcaagctatactatttcttctgaccttacttgaattgttcttaaacttgacatccaagaccacaaaccgatgttgacttgttaaaccgtctcctggaatgaccttgcaatctttgcatagagctctatttgtcctcctggttaagaggaagtcgatttggcttctatgttgcccacttttgaaagtcactaaatgtgactctttttataaagtaggtatttgttagtattaggttgtatgccatagcaaaatccatgatgcttttttcctcctcattttgacttccaaaaccaaaacctccatgaacattctcataaccttgtctatcacttcctacatatccattcaaatctccaccaatgaaaacattctcttcattcggaatgctttgcattaaatcacccatatcttcccaaaacttttgtttactctcactgtctagtcctatttgtggggcataagcactaactatatttattgtttctccttctagtactagctttactaatataattctatcttctactcttttcacagctattactgcgtctttcaatgtcctgtctatgattatgccgaCTCCATTCTTGTttttctcctttccggtaaaccatagtttgtaccctgaattacccatttccttacttttctctcctactcatttagtctcctgaatgcaagcaatattcacccttctcctttccaaggtatctacAAGCACCagtaattttcctgtaagtgatccaacattccaagtaccaatcctgatcctcctcctatcctgctccttcctaattggtctccttctatgatatattctattgttttctatgtctatcttgtgttctgttcgactatctgttctactatctgtcctatgaactaacttctttacccatacccgtccatgatgtgggaacccttgctcacttaacaccacacccgggcgctggCATGGCGTGTCGCTTTTGgagaacgccctacacccttgcatatttctcactacacccgggctccgatgtagcgcgtctttagtagaggacgccccaacgtttatatcatttgaatccatatcataaggtgtgatgaaatttttacgctggttgtcacctactacAACCCTCCTCTTtaatccgggcttgggaccggctaagcgtaaactacttaggcggagtcaGGTTAATTAGTTTCATAAGATAGAAAATTTAGTCAACAGAACTAGTTAACTAATTTAGCTATGGTCTaacttgaattttgaaaatttgagtttttgaaggaaaagtgtaaaaattattttgatcatTCAAAAACCTTAATGAATGATGTAAAAACACTTTCTAAAtactttaatttaaaaataaatttgattttagATCTTAAATAGCATAATCTCTCCAATATTGTACAATAGATTTAAGAATTTAATTTCTATTATATTTCTTTATGGACTTTGATTTATTTTGTGTTATAGAGGATGATAATCTCCTTTTAGATTAGCCATTTCAATAGAATAGTCATTCCATCAATGTCTTTGCACATCATGACCtataaaatcacttcaaatactttgcataaaaagttaaaatatatttcattaagttttgcTATTATCAAAATCAAGCTCATTGAAGCTTATGGGGCCTACACCTACTGATTTGAACAGGATTACCTTTGGGTTTTTTTTGGGAAAGTTCATCCATTTGGGAACTTGTATAGGTTCAAGTTTACTTGGTAAATATTGTACTTaagatggctttttttttttgtaattctgCAATTTATTCATCTTGTTATGTGCTATGGTCATTTGCTttccctcttcttcttcttcttcttcttcttttttttttttggtcaaccCAAGTTGAAAACTCATGGTGTTTGTAGAAAGAACATTTgatgtccttttttttttcttctttgattTATAGTAAGAAGTAAATATACAATTTGAATTTAGAAGCCAAGTTATAGCTAATAGACAATTCCTAAttacaactttcaaatttcaatggGTGAAGCAATATTGCAAGCATAATTCATATGTGAAATCGAGTATTTGCTTATTAAAGAGGTGTGGGTATTTGAGTTGCCAACCTCCCTGACCCTAAGGCAGGATGGCAGTTAACTAGGCTAAGCATAGTTGGTTTTGACATTGCGGAAAGAACTATTTGCTGACTGAATGCTGATTAAGTTGAGCTGCCATGTGGCTTTAATCCATCCTTGGTTTGGGAAATGTCAAGTGACCTAGTTGAGTGGAGTGGCACTGGTTGGCACTGGAGTTTCTTGGAATAAGATGTTATTCTTGTCTACAGCCCTATCCATGGAGTTAGCAATTTAATGGGATAACATTTTGTGGTAGCTTTAGCATTAATTCAATGGAATGACACAAAATCATTGAGTGTTAGCTTTAGCATTAATTTAATGGAATAACATTTTGTGCACAGGAAAAATGCAAAAGCCATTGCCGGAACTGCTCAAGGACTATGACTTGGCTGTAGGAATCTTCCCTCGAGATGCTACCAACTATGAGTTTAATGAGGAGACGGGAAAACTTACCGTCTTTATTCCCTCGATCTGTGAAGTGGGCTACAAGGATTCATCTGTCTTGCGTTTTTCCACCACTGTAACTGGGTACTTGGAGAAAGGAAAACTAGCTGATGTTTCAGGGATTAAGACTAAGGTGATGGTTTGGGTTAAAGTGACTTGTATCACTTCTGATGGATCGAAGCTCCATTTCACAGCTGGGATGAAGAAAACCAGGAATAGAGATGCATATGAGGTCCTTAGAGATGGAGTGAGTGTAGACAAGTTCTAAAGTGGTGAAAATGCTTCCTAGGCATGATGATTTTGTGAATAACGACTTTGCCATTGCTACTGAATCCTTTTGCTTGCCCTTCTCATTGGATGAGTACAGTCATTTAAACTGAATTTCTTGTGTTTACCGTAGGTGTGATAAAGTTAATGAATTCCATTGTATTGATATTAGATCACCCATATAAACTGAGTACCAACATGCGAATTATTTTACGTTTTGTTAGACATATTTGGATGGTACAAGCTATTTGAGACCAAACCAAGTGATATTCGGCTTGCATGAGTTACTTTCATACAAAGCATTCTTTTGAGTTTTTCAAGATGTGAGGATAAAATATTGGATTGAATCCTTATCCTCTTATCGTCCAACGTCATAACCGGTTAAAAATTATTCCATAGAACCGGAAACTATAATTATTTTGcgtacaattttcttccaataagatataataaaaaaaaataagtcaTGAAATCGGAAAAGGGTAACAGCAAATTAACCAGGTAAAAAGAAGAGCTAACTTCTCTTCAGTATTATTATTGGACACGAGTCTTCGTGATGTAcatgaaaatatatatattttttttattcctCCCTTTTTTTTCATAACCTTACCAATGCGTTTTAAAATGAATTTATGGTAAGATTGGAGCGGATGACACTAACAAATGGGATGCAATTTCAACCAGTCGTAGAATCAGGTGCAATAAATAGGCAAAATCCTCAGTTGCCATGCAGTTGTTGAAAGAAGTTTTTGCAGGCTTCATAGGTGGACCAGCTAATGGCAGCAGCAGGAGCATGGAAGAGCATCCTGGGGATCCATCCCCTCATAAGCCCATGGTAACCATCCttcttaactatggttttaatcaCATTCCCAATTGAGCTACTGGAAAATCTATAACACCCACAAACTCCCTGTCTCACCAAAACAAACCCATCACCAATCAGTTATTAACATAATGAGAGCTTTTACTTGTATCCAACAGCTCTGCTGAAATTTAACGTTACCTGGCACTGTAACTGCGTTTTCACCACATCAAGCGGGGTAGTAACAGCAGCAGCCAAGGCCCCAGCAGCTGCACCAGCTGTGGCATGAACCACCAGCCGCTCGTCACTAGCACTCTCCGGGGACACCTCCATCAACGCCCTCTTCGCCGCTTCATAAGTCGTAAAGTAAACGGCCGTAAACGGCGCATTCATAATTACCGTAGTCCTATACGACGCGTAGAACGCCCCTGCTCCCTCCTCCATCAATACTCTCTTGACGCAATCCCCAACTCCCTTGTACGGACTGCTATTCAGCTGCAGCCTCTGCTTCACCATGTCCATCGGCGTGAACACCGCATCGCTCGCCACCGTCGCGAAAACGCCGGAGACGGCGTGCGCCATTGAATTATTCGGGTTCCCACGGGAAAAGAACTGCTTGCAGAGCTCGTACACGGAGAAGTAAACGGCGTGAGCAGGTCCAGCTCCGAGTCCCATGGCGCCGATACCGCGATAGAGTCCAGCTGGGCCCTCGAGTTTCAAGATAGAGCCAAGAGACTGGCGGACTCCAATGAACTGGGGCGGGCAAGACCCGCCAAAAGCTTGCATGCGAGTCTTGAGAGTATCAACGGGAAACATGGCCATGTGTTCGACGGAGCCAGCGATGGAACCGGCAATCATGTATTGCCAGAAACGAAGGCCATCATGGGAGACGGAGATATCTGGAATATCGGGGTGGTGGAAGTCGGCAGCCCGATATTTCGGGGAGGCATCGGTGGCCATCGGTGAGGGAATGAATGAAAGAGGAAAATGTGATGAGGGTTTAAAAGGGGAAGTGGATAATTGAGGCCTGGAAATCGCTTTCGGGcggagtgatgggattgggttgtCGCCATACACCAAAGTTATCTTTTTTTTGATGCTAAGAGAGATTTTAGATTTTGGAGTTGGAATGAGAAAGAGACTGTCAGCTGAAAAAGAAGTAGCAGAAACGAATCATCATCAAGTGGAGAAGATAATGGAAACAGTTTTCATGGTTTTCACTTTTGAAGAAAAAGAGGCAATCCAGAACCAGAAGTAGTTTATGTTAGCATTAAGGTGCTACTACTTAAAGAATTAAAGCTAATCATGCAATGTAATGAGAATGGTTTTCAAAACGAAATAACACCAACCAAGCAATCCTAGTTGTTACCTTTGACCATTATTTATTGAATTAAGATATtgtgaattttaatttataaatataaataatattgaaaaaattaattatacagaACTTGCATTAAATTGAAGAGCATATCAgtgaatatttattagaatttaaatataaaatcttAAACATAATTCAAATCGTATTAAGCTATGGTCTAAAAATAGTATTTAGGTAATGGAAGGGGCCAGAATAGGGATTTGTGTccctattttaattttaattttttaatattttgaaataatatttttgatatgtacataaattaaaattagaatataaaaataaatatttttatatgaaaTTCCGTTGCCATTATTAGGCGACTGTGGATTTTCCAGGCATAAGAACAAATCATTTATGGagcctaaattaattaaaaaattaccaACAATTGGTTGACAGTGATATAAAGTtgatattcaaataaattttacgtATGAGATTAAGAGTTTAAATTTAGAGTTAgcattgttaaaaaaattttatctaaATATTACACTCAACTTGAGCACGAAAAAct comes from the Hevea brasiliensis isolate MT/VB/25A 57/8 chromosome 5, ASM3005281v1, whole genome shotgun sequence genome and includes:
- the LOC110652270 gene encoding uncharacterized protein At5g01610, whose amino-acid sequence is MDQILNKVGSYWLGQRANKELNSVGDDVNSLSSSIGGGTKWLVNKIKGKMQKPLPELLKDYDLAVGIFPRDATNYEFNEETGKLTVFIPSICEVGYKDSSVLRFSTTVTGYLEKGKLADVSGIKTKVMVWVKVTCITSDGSKLHFTAGMKKTRNRDAYEVLRDGVSVDKF
- the LOC110652269 gene encoding uncharacterized protein LOC110652269 yields the protein MATDASPKYRAADFHHPDIPDISVSHDGLRFWQYMIAGSIAGSVEHMAMFPVDTLKTRMQAFGGSCPPQFIGVRQSLGSILKLEGPAGLYRGIGAMGLGAGPAHAVYFSVYELCKQFFSRGNPNNSMAHAVSGVFATVASDAVFTPMDMVKQRLQLNSSPYKGVGDCVKRVLMEEGAGAFYASYRTTVIMNAPFTAVYFTTYEAAKRALMEVSPESASDERLVVHATAGAAAGALAAAVTTPLDVVKTQLQCQGVCGCYRFSSSSIGNVIKTIVKKDGYHGLMRGWIPRMLFHAPAAAISWSTYEACKNFFQQLHGN